A single uncultured Methanolobus sp. DNA region contains:
- the rqcH gene encoding ribosome rescue protein RqcH — MKKEMTSADVAALALELSSGETSLIDAKIAKIYQPAPDEIRINLFVYEKGRDNLVIEAGKRAHMSQHVRPSPKIPQSFPMMLRKHIMAGRITFVKQYDFDRILEIGVVRGGVETILVVELFSPGNIVLLDSERKIILPMKPVTFKGRRIRSGEVYQYPEAQISPVDATAIDLEAVFAASEADVVRTIATRFNLGGILAEEVCARSGVNKSQPAKETDSDGITAIISALQDVFKPLLSGDLKPCLVKKEDKGELKPIDVLPFELSIYKDSEKESFPTFNAALDEFFGKAAAESVQEEVTAVRKEKVDVFARRLQKQEEAIEKFGKDADKQTQIAEVIYANYVEIEQIINVLKQARDKGYSWDEIKSIVKKAKDTVPAAKWIENIDSAAGNIVLNLEGTRATIDIKLTIPQNAQVYYDKAKKLTKKKDGALKAIEDTKLAMQKREKKVSSRRKVSNKKYWYERFRWFMSTDGFLVVAGRDADSNEEIVKKYMEKRDIVFHTQDPGAPITVIKTMGEDVPEVTLQETAQFVVSYSSVWKSGQFSGDCYWIKPEQVSKTPESGEYLKKGSFVIRGERNYFRDVQVAAAIGLELEGSTRVIGGPTSAVRKYGQNVVEVVPGKYNQNDVAKKIYKMYVEKLKDPNFVKQIASPDKIAMMLPPGESDIKV; from the coding sequence ATGAAGAAGGAAATGACGAGTGCTGATGTAGCTGCCCTTGCCCTTGAGCTAAGCTCTGGTGAGACATCTCTAATAGATGCTAAAATAGCTAAGATCTACCAGCCTGCACCCGACGAGATAAGGATAAATCTCTTTGTCTATGAAAAAGGCAGGGACAATCTTGTGATCGAGGCAGGAAAACGTGCTCATATGAGCCAGCACGTTCGTCCAAGTCCAAAGATCCCGCAATCTTTCCCCATGATGCTCAGAAAGCACATCATGGCAGGACGCATCACCTTTGTCAAACAGTATGATTTTGACAGGATACTTGAGATCGGTGTAGTACGTGGCGGAGTAGAGACTATTCTTGTTGTGGAACTGTTCTCCCCGGGAAACATTGTCCTTCTTGATTCTGAGAGAAAGATTATCCTCCCAATGAAGCCTGTAACCTTCAAGGGAAGAAGAATACGCAGTGGAGAAGTATACCAGTACCCTGAAGCACAGATAAGTCCGGTTGATGCCACAGCAATCGATCTTGAAGCTGTATTTGCAGCATCCGAGGCTGATGTTGTAAGAACCATTGCAACAAGGTTCAATCTTGGTGGAATACTCGCGGAAGAAGTATGTGCAAGGTCAGGAGTTAACAAATCACAACCTGCAAAGGAAACAGACTCCGATGGAATCACGGCTATCATTTCTGCTCTTCAGGATGTATTCAAACCGCTATTATCAGGTGACCTGAAACCCTGTCTTGTAAAGAAAGAGGACAAGGGCGAGCTTAAGCCAATTGATGTGCTTCCTTTTGAGTTATCTATCTATAAGGATTCTGAAAAGGAATCATTCCCTACATTTAATGCTGCTCTTGATGAGTTCTTCGGGAAAGCTGCCGCAGAATCTGTTCAGGAAGAGGTCACCGCAGTCAGGAAAGAAAAAGTTGATGTTTTTGCCCGCCGTTTGCAAAAGCAGGAAGAAGCCATTGAGAAGTTCGGAAAGGATGCGGATAAGCAGACCCAGATCGCAGAAGTCATCTATGCGAATTATGTCGAGATAGAACAGATCATAAATGTCCTGAAACAGGCACGTGATAAGGGTTATTCCTGGGATGAGATTAAATCAATTGTGAAAAAGGCAAAGGATACTGTCCCTGCCGCAAAATGGATAGAGAATATTGACTCTGCGGCCGGTAACATTGTTCTGAATCTTGAGGGCACAAGAGCTACTATAGATATTAAACTTACAATTCCTCAGAATGCACAGGTCTATTACGATAAGGCAAAGAAGCTCACCAAAAAGAAGGATGGTGCCCTAAAAGCCATAGAGGATACCAAACTTGCCATGCAGAAGCGTGAAAAGAAAGTTTCCAGCAGACGCAAGGTCAGTAATAAGAAATACTGGTATGAGCGTTTCAGGTGGTTCATGTCCACCGATGGTTTCCTCGTGGTAGCAGGAAGAGATGCTGACAGCAATGAGGAGATCGTTAAGAAATACATGGAAAAGCGTGATATCGTATTCCATACTCAGGATCCGGGAGCACCCATTACAGTAATCAAGACAATGGGTGAGGATGTGCCGGAAGTGACTTTGCAGGAAACTGCTCAATTTGTGGTTTCCTATTCAAGCGTCTGGAAATCCGGCCAGTTCAGCGGAGATTGTTACTGGATAAAGCCTGAACAGGTTTCCAAGACTCCTGAATCCGGCGAATATCTTAAGAAAGGTTCTTTCGTAATACGTGGTGAGAGGAATTATTTCAGGGATGTTCAAGTTGCTGCGGCTATCGGACTTGAACTTGAGGGAAGTACAAGGGTCATTGGCGGTCCCACATCTGCTGTACGTAAATATGGTCAGAACGTGGTCGAAGTCGTTCCGGGAAAATATAACCAGAACGATGTTGCCAAAAAGATATACAAGATGTATGTCGAGAAACTGAAAGATCCGAATTTCGTCAAGCAGATAGCATCACCTGATAAAATAGCAATGATGCTGCCACCAGGTGAATCTGACATTAAGGTATGA
- a CDS encoding type I restriction endonuclease — MDFIDEVKALTARVPNLKDNIQTEEATKNALVMPMINILGYNVFDPTEVIPEFTADHGTKKGEKVDYAIMKNNEPIMLIECKPLGSDLNTNHASQLFRYFNVTSAKVGILTNGTIYRFFSDLEDANKMDDKPFLEIDLLNLKDAQVEELKRFKKERFDADELESVANELKYTKEIKQILLNELNKPSDDFVKFFANQVYNGRITPTKRDQFSTITKNAFNQFINDRINERLKFAMADDDSTEKEELEEIESADDGIVTTEDEIEGYHIVKAILRENIAPDRIVMRDTKSYCGILLDDNNRKPICRLRFNSAQKYIGLLDENRKEIKTAIEDLNDIYKLAADIKKVVERMETNE, encoded by the coding sequence ATGGATTTCATTGATGAAGTTAAAGCATTAACTGCCAGAGTGCCTAATCTAAAAGATAATATCCAAACAGAAGAGGCAACAAAAAATGCACTTGTAATGCCTATGATTAACATTTTGGGATATAATGTATTTGACCCTACTGAAGTCATACCTGAGTTTACAGCGGATCATGGAACAAAGAAAGGGGAAAAAGTAGATTATGCCATCATGAAAAACAATGAACCAATAATGCTTATCGAATGCAAACCACTTGGCTCAGATTTGAATACGAACCATGCATCCCAATTATTCAGATATTTTAATGTTACAAGTGCAAAAGTAGGAATTCTAACCAATGGCACAATATATCGATTTTTTTCGGATTTAGAAGATGCAAATAAAATGGATGATAAACCGTTTTTAGAGATTGATCTACTTAACCTGAAAGATGCCCAAGTAGAAGAACTGAAAAGATTCAAGAAAGAACGTTTTGATGCAGATGAACTTGAATCTGTGGCTAACGAATTAAAGTACACAAAAGAAATTAAACAGATACTACTGAATGAGCTAAATAAACCCTCTGATGATTTTGTGAAGTTCTTCGCTAATCAGGTGTACAACGGCAGAATAACTCCTACTAAACGTGACCAGTTTTCAACCATTACTAAAAATGCTTTCAACCAATTCATTAATGACAGGATAAATGAGAGATTAAAGTTTGCAATGGCAGATGATGATAGTACCGAAAAAGAAGAATTAGAAGAAATAGAATCCGCAGATGATGGCATCGTTACAACAGAAGACGAAATTGAAGGATATCATATAGTCAAAGCCATTCTCCGTGAAAACATAGCACCTGATAGAATAGTTATGAGAGATACAAAAAGCTATTGTGGCATATTGCTGGACGACAATAATCGAAAACCAATATGTAGACTACGTTTCAATTCTGCACAAAAATACATAGGACTCCTCGATGAAAATCGCAAAGAAATAAAAACTGCAATCGAGGATTTGAATGATATCTATAAGCTTGCTGCTGATATCAAAAAAGTAGTTGAAAGGATGGAAACAAACGAATAA
- a CDS encoding TIGR00375 family protein: MLINADLHLHSRYSMACSNKMELPVMAEEAAKKGIDMVATGDCTHPQWLKEIKNSSFDDETIVIGKTNFIITTEIEDSNRVHHLLLLPSISKAEELAEKISKYCNLASDGRPTVRLNGCEIAEIAKDVEALIGPCHAFTPWTALYAYHDSLESCYGDMTDYISFMELGLSADSDYADRIEELHRLTFLSNSDAHSPWSNKLAREFNQINVPEISFEGLKKAILREEGYGVTYNAGFYPQEGKYNESACIKCFTHYTLEQCQELKWKCSNCGGLIKKGVKDRVNELANFDTPKHPQHRPPYVHLMPLSEVIMTALGHASINTKGVQTAWNGLMERYGNELNVLLNAEIDDMDFLDKRVSNAILAFREKRLIIHPGGGGQYGHIEIPEETEKEEEITHKKSQSSLFDF; encoded by the coding sequence ATGCTGATCAATGCCGACCTTCATCTGCATTCCAGATATTCGATGGCTTGCTCGAATAAAATGGAACTGCCAGTAATGGCAGAAGAAGCAGCAAAAAAAGGCATAGACATGGTTGCAACAGGAGATTGCACCCACCCACAGTGGCTGAAGGAAATAAAAAACTCATCTTTTGACGATGAGACCATAGTCATCGGGAAAACTAATTTTATAATCACCACTGAAATAGAGGATAGCAACCGCGTTCATCACCTGTTATTGCTTCCCTCAATATCCAAAGCGGAAGAACTTGCAGAAAAGATCAGCAAGTACTGCAATCTTGCTTCAGATGGACGACCAACTGTAAGGCTCAACGGCTGCGAAATAGCTGAAATAGCAAAGGATGTTGAAGCACTTATCGGCCCATGCCATGCATTCACTCCGTGGACAGCACTTTACGCATACCACGATTCACTGGAAAGCTGTTATGGAGACATGACAGACTACATATCATTTATGGAACTCGGACTCAGTGCTGACAGTGACTATGCTGACAGGATAGAAGAACTGCACAGACTTACTTTTCTCTCAAATTCTGATGCGCATTCTCCATGGTCCAACAAACTGGCACGAGAGTTCAACCAGATAAATGTCCCTGAAATATCATTTGAAGGACTTAAGAAAGCTATTCTTCGGGAAGAGGGCTACGGAGTCACATACAACGCAGGCTTCTATCCACAGGAAGGAAAATACAACGAGTCTGCATGTATCAAATGTTTTACACATTACACGCTGGAACAGTGCCAGGAACTTAAATGGAAATGCAGCAACTGTGGAGGCCTAATTAAAAAAGGTGTTAAGGACAGAGTCAATGAGCTGGCAAATTTTGACACTCCGAAACACCCGCAGCACAGACCTCCTTACGTTCACCTGATGCCCCTGTCAGAAGTGATAATGACAGCATTGGGACATGCCAGTATCAATACGAAAGGTGTTCAGACTGCATGGAACGGCCTGATGGAACGATACGGAAATGAACTCAATGTTCTTCTTAATGCAGAGATCGATGATATGGATTTCCTTGACAAACGTGTGTCAAATGCAATACTTGCCTTCAGGGAAAAGAGACTTATAATCCATCCAGGCGGTGGTGGACAATACGGCCATATTGAGATCCCGGAAGAAACTGAAAAGGAAGAAGAGATCACTCATAAAAAGAGCCAGAGTTCTCTTTTTGACTTTTAG
- a CDS encoding 50S ribosomal protein L44e, whose product MKIPKRFRTHCPSCKKHTEHVVERVKKGKASTLTHIERQKKRQSGIGNSGKFSKVPGGDKPTKRIWLRYRCSECSKAHQRPCFRAKKFDFAE is encoded by the coding sequence ATGAAGATTCCAAAGAGATTCAGAACACACTGCCCTTCATGCAAAAAACACACAGAGCATGTGGTCGAAAGAGTAAAGAAGGGTAAGGCATCAACACTTACACACATCGAGAGACAAAAGAAACGCCAGAGCGGAATTGGAAACAGTGGAAAATTCTCAAAGGTGCCTGGTGGAGACAAGCCAACAAAGAGAATATGGCTCAGGTACAGATGCTCAGAATGTAGCAAGGCACACCAGAGACCATGCTTCAGAGCTAAGAAATTCGACTTCGCAGAGTGA
- a CDS encoding translation initiation factor IF-2 subunit alpha has protein sequence MDDNNWPESGDFVVCTVKNVTDFGAYTTLEEFDGKEGFIHISEIKAGWVKYVRDHVREGQKVVCKVLNVDSSRRHIDLSLKDVNEHQKRAKIQDWKNEQKAFKWLQFVSEDTGTGEDEMDKVKLKLLESFGSLYSAFEEAAMNGEDAFNDVKMKKKIVTSIVKVAQSNIKLPFVDIAGYIDLNCYLPDGIEIIKMALEAGNEIEEEGVKVDISYTGAPRYRIKVIAPDYKKAESVLKRSSKAAIDTIEKLGGKGEFHRHNDTVKV, from the coding sequence ATGGATGATAACAACTGGCCTGAAAGCGGGGATTTTGTTGTCTGTACCGTAAAGAACGTTACTGATTTCGGTGCATACACTACCCTAGAAGAATTCGATGGAAAAGAAGGATTTATCCACATATCGGAGATCAAGGCCGGATGGGTCAAATACGTAAGAGACCATGTTCGTGAAGGGCAGAAGGTAGTCTGCAAAGTTCTGAATGTGGACTCCTCACGTCGCCACATCGACCTGTCCCTTAAAGATGTCAATGAGCACCAGAAACGTGCAAAGATCCAGGACTGGAAGAACGAGCAGAAGGCATTCAAATGGCTTCAGTTCGTATCTGAGGACACTGGAACCGGCGAAGATGAGATGGACAAGGTCAAGCTCAAACTGCTGGAGAGTTTTGGCAGTCTTTATTCTGCATTTGAAGAAGCAGCCATGAATGGCGAAGATGCTTTTAATGATGTCAAAATGAAGAAAAAGATTGTCACAAGCATTGTAAAGGTTGCTCAGAGCAATATCAAACTGCCATTTGTGGATATTGCCGGATACATAGACCTCAATTGTTACTTACCTGATGGAATAGAGATCATTAAAATGGCTCTTGAAGCAGGAAATGAGATCGAGGAGGAAGGAGTCAAAGTAGACATCAGTTACACTGGTGCACCAAGATACAGAATCAAGGTAATTGCTCCTGACTATAAGAAAGCTGAATCCGTGCTTAAAAGATCCTCAAAAGCAGCAATTGACACTATTGAAAAGCTTGGTGGAAAAGGCGAATTCCACAGGCATAACGACACCGTTAAGGTGTGA
- the priS gene encoding DNA primase catalytic subunit PriS: MDERTRQFVVSAFQNYYSTADIKLPPDFTSREWGFIEFTSGQDMFMKRHRAFGSEGELHDYLRGIGPAHAYYSVAHYEYPGAPKMKEKNWLKADLIFDIDSDHLPGGINSYADMLEKGKKETLKLLEFLMDDFGFREEQVHAVFSGGRGYHFHISEESVLSLGSAERREIVDYVSSKGLNLERIFSKKDISGDAGTESAKMSVFPAEDDGGWGGRINRYLISYLSSIAKDEDAVKILSGFKGIGKTTAEKLVDTFQDESRVAALKKGKMDALGGIKKEILMTIVNQGVEQMAACVDEPVTADIKRLIRLPGSLHGKSGMKVTALSIDELETFEPLNDAVVFGDKSVRIKVIKPFAVQMKGNDLMVEEGVQEVPEYAAIYLMCRGVAEYGR, translated from the coding sequence ATGGATGAGAGGACAAGACAGTTCGTGGTATCTGCATTCCAGAACTATTATTCTACGGCAGATATAAAGTTACCACCTGATTTCACTTCAAGAGAATGGGGGTTCATTGAGTTTACCAGCGGACAGGATATGTTCATGAAAAGACATCGTGCTTTTGGTTCCGAAGGAGAACTTCACGATTACCTGCGCGGTATCGGACCTGCGCATGCCTATTATTCTGTTGCACACTACGAATATCCAGGCGCTCCTAAAATGAAAGAGAAGAACTGGCTTAAAGCCGACCTGATATTTGATATCGATTCTGACCACCTGCCCGGAGGAATTAATTCCTACGCTGACATGCTTGAGAAAGGAAAGAAGGAAACACTGAAACTGCTGGAATTCCTGATGGACGATTTCGGATTCAGGGAAGAACAGGTTCATGCAGTGTTCTCCGGAGGCAGAGGTTATCATTTCCACATCAGCGAGGAATCTGTGCTTTCACTTGGAAGCGCGGAGAGAAGGGAAATTGTTGATTACGTCAGTTCAAAGGGACTGAATCTTGAAAGGATATTTTCCAAGAAAGATATATCTGGTGATGCCGGTACGGAATCTGCCAAGATGTCTGTTTTCCCTGCTGAAGATGACGGAGGCTGGGGAGGTCGGATCAATCGCTATCTAATATCATATCTCAGTTCTATTGCAAAAGATGAGGATGCTGTTAAGATACTAAGCGGATTCAAAGGGATTGGGAAGACAACTGCTGAAAAGCTTGTTGATACATTCCAGGATGAATCAAGAGTTGCTGCCTTGAAAAAGGGAAAAATGGATGCACTTGGTGGAATAAAGAAAGAGATTCTTATGACCATTGTCAATCAGGGTGTTGAACAGATGGCAGCATGTGTTGATGAACCTGTTACTGCTGATATCAAGAGACTTATCAGGCTTCCGGGTTCGCTTCACGGCAAGTCGGGAATGAAAGTCACAGCTCTTTCAATTGATGAACTCGAAACATTTGAACCGTTAAATGACGCGGTCGTTTTTGGTGATAAGTCGGTAAGAATAAAAGTAATAAAACCGTTTGCTGTGCAAATGAAAGGTAATGACCTGATGGTCGAGGAAGGCGTTCAGGAAGTTCCTGAATATGCCGCAATATACCTTATGTGCAGAGGTGTTGCAGAATATGGACGGTAA
- a CDS encoding proteasome assembly chaperone family protein — protein sequence MKEIEVIHIKEDVELNNPVLIVGLPGVGHVGKLVAEHLVEELEAEKLLEIYSHHFPPQVLVDENSEIQLVNNEMFVCHTEKHDIIALIGDHQSSSTEGHYKLCTVYLDLAMEFGVQRIYTLGGFPTGQLTHTDEVLGAVNNIELIDELKEYGVNFKENEPGGGIVGASGLLLGLSRFKNIDAACLMGLTSGYLVDPKSAQSLLKVICRIFDIDIDVGPLEERAKEMEKIVARLKEVEQQQKGIPEVSTVKDEDLRYIG from the coding sequence GTGAAGGAAATAGAAGTAATACACATAAAAGAGGATGTGGAGCTTAACAATCCGGTGCTTATTGTGGGCCTACCGGGAGTAGGACACGTCGGAAAACTTGTTGCTGAACATCTTGTGGAAGAGCTTGAAGCAGAAAAACTTCTGGAAATATATTCCCATCATTTCCCACCTCAGGTTCTTGTTGATGAGAACAGCGAGATCCAACTTGTTAACAATGAGATGTTTGTTTGCCACACGGAAAAACATGATATTATTGCGCTAATTGGTGACCATCAGAGTTCTTCAACTGAAGGTCATTACAAACTATGTACAGTTTACCTTGACCTTGCAATGGAATTCGGAGTTCAGAGGATATACACTCTCGGAGGATTCCCCACTGGACAACTTACCCATACTGACGAAGTGCTTGGAGCAGTCAATAACATCGAGCTTATTGATGAACTTAAAGAATACGGAGTCAACTTCAAGGAGAACGAACCCGGAGGAGGAATTGTCGGAGCATCCGGTCTTCTGCTGGGACTTAGCAGGTTCAAGAATATAGATGCTGCATGTCTTATGGGACTTACTTCAGGATACCTTGTTGACCCAAAGAGCGCACAGTCTCTCCTTAAGGTCATATGCAGGATATTTGACATCGACATCGATGTAGGTCCACTTGAAGAGCGTGCCAAGGAAATGGAAAAGATAGTTGCAAGGCTCAAGGAAGTAGAGCAGCAACAGAAAGGCATTCCAGAAGTCAGCACCGTAAAAGATGAAGACCTGAGATATATTGGCTAA
- a CDS encoding transposase: MKIHVCVSCEGFPLTIQIASGKGHDRNHFIEVMENIKIKTDRRPRTRPLEVLADSAYDEINIRKYLRRRAIKCNIPINIRNRKSPKRGRPTRLEYESYRKRGTIERFFAWLKMGFRKIANRYERLNVVFKGLLDIACFLLCWKKFQQEF; encoded by the coding sequence ATAAAGATACATGTTTGTGTAAGTTGTGAAGGCTTTCCTTTGACGATCCAGATAGCATCGGGAAAAGGACATGACAGAAACCACTTTATTGAAGTCATGGAAAATATAAAGATCAAAACAGATAGAAGACCGAGAACCAGACCATTAGAAGTACTTGCGGATTCTGCTTATGATGAGATAAATATCAGGAAATATCTTAGACGTAGAGCGATAAAATGTAACATTCCTATCAATATCAGGAATAGGAAGTCTCCTAAAAGAGGAAGACCTACAAGACTTGAATATGAGTCATATCGGAAAAGAGGGACAATTGAACGATTCTTTGCATGGTTGAAAATGGGATTCAGGAAAATAGCAAATAGATATGAAAGGCTTAATGTTGTTTTCAAAGGACTACTGGATATCGCATGTTTTCTACTATGCTGGAAAAAGTTTCAACAGGAGTTTTGA
- a CDS encoding GNAT family N-acetyltransferase — translation MKIQDSDLSIRLLSDRNELVSFSCTNSDLNDFLKNDSLRNQGDLISKTYLCYYENHLVGYFTITTDTLQVKSIELSDCADDFPYPKYPAVKLARLATDQMYQRRGIGTYMLLGAFGLAIEVASLAGCRYITVDSKPESVEFYVKHGFKVVKSGAKRDYVPLYLNMHPIIESLEPAESLEPYI, via the coding sequence ATGAAGATACAGGACTCCGATCTGTCGATACGACTTCTTTCTGACCGGAATGAACTTGTATCTTTTAGTTGCACAAATAGCGACCTGAATGATTTTTTAAAAAATGATTCTCTTAGAAATCAGGGAGATCTGATAAGTAAAACATATCTTTGTTATTATGAGAATCATCTAGTTGGCTATTTTACTATAACAACTGACACCCTGCAAGTAAAATCAATTGAACTCTCTGATTGTGCAGATGATTTCCCCTATCCTAAATACCCTGCCGTGAAACTGGCAAGACTTGCAACCGATCAGATGTATCAAAGAAGAGGGATTGGTACCTATATGCTACTTGGTGCATTCGGTCTTGCTATAGAAGTGGCATCTTTAGCTGGATGTAGATACATCACAGTGGATTCAAAGCCAGAGTCTGTAGAGTTTTATGTTAAACATGGATTCAAAGTTGTAAAGAGTGGTGCTAAACGAGATTATGTGCCATTATATTTAAACATGCATCCAATTATAGAAAGCCTTGAGCCTGCTGAATCACTGGAACCATACATTTAG
- a CDS encoding RNA-protein complex protein Nop10, with amino-acid sequence MGQKIFKCRNCGRYTLEAVCPKCGSDTFRPQPARFSPLDPYGKYRRIARREGNL; translated from the coding sequence TTGGGACAAAAGATCTTCAAATGCAGGAATTGTGGCAGATATACGTTGGAGGCTGTCTGCCCGAAATGTGGTTCGGATACATTTAGGCCACAACCTGCAAGATTTTCCCCATTGGACCCTTATGGCAAATATCGCAGGATAGCAAGAAGGGAGGGTAACCTGTGA
- a CDS encoding 30S ribosomal protein S27e, which translates to MINKPKSRFLRVKCNDCENEQVIFGSASRKVTCLVCGRTLAEPTGGKSTITTHILEVLE; encoded by the coding sequence ATGATAAACAAACCAAAAAGCAGATTCTTACGTGTAAAATGCAATGATTGTGAGAACGAGCAGGTAATTTTCGGCAGTGCAAGCCGCAAGGTAACATGCCTTGTATGCGGAAGGACACTTGCAGAACCTACCGGCGGCAAGTCAACAATCACAACACACATACTCGAAGTACTCGAGTAG
- a CDS encoding PH domain-containing protein: MISKCTKGRMRNIEKKLGENEEIIDAVTGTINGKLLGERSELKGVLALTPERILFHYKRESGFYRSKIYPLREISTISFENGVLGSNIHIQNSVSSLNVMLIPINENAEEFVTKTKSYIKDLAHNNVCTVTCSHDVVEQIKKFASLNNDGVITNDEFKAKKKQLLGI; encoded by the coding sequence ATGATAAGTAAGTGTACAAAAGGAAGAATGAGGAATATTGAAAAAAAACTGGGAGAAAACGAAGAGATAATTGATGCTGTAACTGGCACTATTAACGGAAAGCTCCTGGGAGAAAGATCAGAGCTTAAAGGAGTACTCGCACTGACGCCAGAAAGAATACTGTTCCATTATAAAAGAGAAAGTGGATTTTACAGATCTAAAATCTATCCACTGAGGGAGATCAGTACTATCAGCTTTGAAAACGGAGTGCTTGGATCGAACATACATATACAAAACAGTGTTAGCAGCTTGAATGTCATGCTAATTCCAATAAATGAAAATGCAGAAGAATTTGTCACGAAGACAAAATCATATATCAAGGACTTAGCTCACAATAATGTATGTACTGTCACATGCAGCCATGACGTAGTAGAACAAATTAAGAAATTTGCCAGCCTTAATAATGATGGAGTTATAACAAACGATGAGTTCAAGGCCAAGAAAAAACAACTTCTTGGAATATGA
- a CDS encoding transposase: protein MEFVELSDEQWKYIKQFLPPQPITGRKRADDRKVINGILFVLITGCRWGDMPSNYGSHVTAWRRLKRWSEDGIWNTIMESLRASAYQNGKFSMDVVCVDSSFIETKKGERIPNTTDTKKGME, encoded by the coding sequence ATGGAGTTCGTAGAACTCTCTGATGAACAATGGAAGTACATCAAACAGTTTTTACCACCACAACCGATAACTGGAAGAAAGAGAGCTGATGACCGCAAGGTCATCAATGGAATTCTCTTTGTTCTGATAACTGGTTGTAGATGGGGGGATATGCCATCTAATTATGGTTCCCATGTAACAGCATGGAGAAGGCTTAAAAGATGGTCTGAAGATGGGATATGGAATACGATAATGGAATCTCTTCGTGCTTCCGCTTACCAGAATGGTAAGTTCTCTATGGATGTTGTATGTGTTGATAGCAGTTTCATTGAAACAAAAAAAGGGGAGAGAATTCCGAATACAACGGACACAAAAAAAGGAATGGAATAA